The genome window TCGACCTGCTGGCCTCCCTCGACGACGGGGGCACCGCCGACGTCCTCGGGGCGGCGGGGGAGTACGGACCGCTCCCTCGGGCCCCGGCCGCCGGCCGCCCCCTCGCGCTGCGCCGCGTCGCCCACCAGTCGGTGCTTCCGGGGACCCCCGAGGCGGTCGTCGCACCGGGCGAGGTGGACGACTACCCGGACGGCTCGCCCCCGGTGGAGAGCCTGCGCACGGGGCGTTCCGTGCTGTACCGGGTGAGTGAGCCCGCGATCGCCGACTGGGTGGCCCAGGACCCCGTACGGACCTCCCGCATCCGGGACTTCGGGTTCCACTCGGCGATGACCGTGCCCCTCTCCGCGCGCGGCACGACCCTGGGCGTCGCCGTCTTCGCCCGCCACCGGCACCCCGACCCCTTCCAGCAGGACGATCTGGTCCTGGCCGAGGAACTGGCGGCCCGCGCGGCGGTCAGCATCGACAACGCCCTGCGCTATACCCGCGAACGCGGCACCGCCGTCACCCTCCAGCGCAGTCTGCTGCCGCAGAGCATGCCCGAGCAGACCGCGGTCGAGGTCGCCTCCCGCTACCTCCCGGCCGGGGCCCGCGCCGGGGTGGGCGGCGACTGGTTCGACGTGATCCCGCTCTCCGGGGCCCGCGTGGCACTGGTCGTGGGCGATGTCGTGGGCCACGGCATCCACGCCTCCGCGACCATGGGCCGGCTGCGCACCGCCGTCCGCACCCTCGCCGACATCGATCTGCCGCCCGACGAACTCCTCACCCACCTCGACGACCTGGTGGCCCGTCTCGCCACGGAGGCGGAGGGCGTCGCGGGCATCGCGGGAGTCGTCGGAGCGACCTGTCTCTACGCCGTGTACGACCCCGTCTCGCGCCGGTGCACGCTCTGCCGGGCGGGGCATCCGCTGCCGGTCGTGGTGGGCCCGGACGGCACGGCCGAACTGCTCGACCTCCCGGCGGGACCCCCGCTGGGCCTGGGCGGACTGCCCTTCGAGTCCCTGGAGACCGAACTGCCGGAAGGCGGCCTGCTCGCTCTCTACACCGACGGCCTGATCGAGTCACGGAACGGCGAGAACACCGGCACGGGCACGGGCACCGGCACCGGCACCGGCACGGGTGCGGGTGCGGGTGCGGGTACGCGTACCGGCGCGGGTGCGGGCGTGGGTGCGGGTGCGGACGCCGTCGGTGACCTCGGCGCCGGTGACCTCGACGACGGCATCACCCGGCTCCGGCGGGCCCTCGCCGTTCCCGCCGCCTCCCTGGACGCGCTGTGCGACGGGGTGCTGGGTGCCGTCCTGCCCGAGCGGCCCACCGACGACGTCGCCCTGCTCGTCGCCCGCCCGCGCGCGCTCGACCCCGAGCGGGTCGCCACCTGGGATGTGGCCCCCGACCCCTCCGCCGTCGCCGAGGCCCGTAAGAACGCCCTGTGCCGACTGGAGAGTTGGGGCCTGAACGACGCGGCCTTCGTCACCGAACTGGTGGTCAGCGAACTGGTCACCAACGCCATCCGGCACGCCGAACCGCCCGTCCGGCTGCGGCTGATCCACGACCGGAGCCTGATCTGCGAGGTCTCGGACGCCAGCAGCACGGCACCCCATATGCGTCGCGCCCGCTCCTTCGACGAGGGCGGCCGGGGCCTGCTCCTGGTCGCCCAGCTGACCCAGCGCTGGGGCACCCGCCCCACCCCCACGGGCAAGACGATCTGGACGGAACAGACCCTCGGATGACCTGACCTGACCTGACCTGACCTGACCTGATCCGACGTGACGTGACCGGCCCTAGGGCCTGCCCGGCTGCTTGGGGCCGTTGAGGGAGTCGGCCGCGTGCCGGGGGCCGGGTCCGGAGGAGAACTGGCCGACGAGTTCACGGAAGCAGACCAGCGCGGTGATCGGCGGAATCCCGACGATCACCATGGCCAGCAGCGAACCCGGTGACTGGCCGATGCACAGGGCCACCGCCGTGCCGGAGCAGATCAGCATCACCGCCCAGGACCGCCGGGCGGTGCGCTGCTGCACGGACGCCCGCAGAATCGACAGCCCCGCCAGCAGCCACGGCCCGTACACGGTCAGCGGCCACCAGCGCGCCAAATGCTCCGAGACGACCAGCAGCGCGATACCGCGCAGTTGACCGTATGAATAGGAGACCGACCAATAGAGCATCGTCAGCGCGCACACGGCGATTGTCGTAATTAAGAAGACGACGGGGACGATTCTCGGGTTTCCGGAAAAGATGTGGGCCCCGGGGCGTGGCCGCCGCCGGTTGACCGGGCGGCGCGGGGTCTCGCGCACCTCCGGCAGTGGCGGGACGGGGTCCACGCTGTGTGCCGTGTAGGGCATGTGGGGCATGTGGATCAGCTCGTCGTTCGGATCCCACACGCCCGACGAGGCTCTCGGACCAGGGAGCCAGATCGGCTGCGTCTCGAACGGCTGAAACCCGTCAGGGTATTGGTCTACCGAATCATAATCGGTTCGCATTCTGAATCCTGTCCATTCGGGATCCGCTTTTCCGACCGGCGTGAGGGGGGCCGATCCCTGATTTTGGGCATTCGGGAGAATAGCGATCCGCAGGGATTTCCGCGAGGAGCGAACCGCAGTGGATGGCTGATGAAATTGTGACGGTGTGCCCGGCCCGCCCGGCTCCGAACGGGTGGACCGTGCCCCGACGCGTCCCGGACGAGTGACCCGGCCCGGCGCCCGGATGGTGACGTGGGCCCCTCTGCCCCCGATCCGGAAGAGGCGCCCCCGTATGCGACGACCCCCCTCCCGCCGACTCCTCGCCGCCGCGCTGCTGGTGGCGTCGGTCCTGGCCCCGATGACGCCGGCACCCGCCGCCGCCACCCACGCGACTCCCACCACGGCCACCGCCCGGCACGACAAGGGCCCGTACGACAAGGGCCCGCACGGCGAGGGCAAGTGCTCCTCGGGCGGCTTCGGGGCGGAGGTGACCGAGCGGCTGGACGCGGCCGTCGCGGGCGTCCGCCGGGAGACCGGTGTCCCCGGTGTCGTCGTCGGACTGTGGATGCCGGGCCGGGGCTGCTACGTCCGGGCGACCGGGCTCGCCGACACCGTCACCCGCAGGCCGATGACCACCGGCCAGTACATGCGGATCGGCAGCGAGACCAAGACCTTCACGGTCACCGCGCTGCTCGAACTCGTCGACGACGGCCGGATCCG of Streptomyces phaeolivaceus contains these proteins:
- a CDS encoding SpoIIE family protein phosphatase; the encoded protein is MERHVGDGPGAAPGPDAAGEALTARATVDEHGTVTGWSAGAERLLGYTPTRILGRPAASLLAEPPPADTLPAFADLPRWHGTLVLRHRDGRRLEVKVLAHHRTSYCGTRDWFLVSAPTGTRPRPGDDALALHGFLDSPFCATSVHDRDLRFRRSNRGSRGVLGLSDDDLRGLRMTEAVDDPSVGEVERLMRRALETGEPQYVENHAHAPGATREHAWSVHIYRLEDHHGRVLGVATTGHDTTEQYWARKRLQLIAEAGRRIGSTLDVTRTAQELADIAVPDLADFISVDLLASLDDGGTADVLGAAGEYGPLPRAPAAGRPLALRRVAHQSVLPGTPEAVVAPGEVDDYPDGSPPVESLRTGRSVLYRVSEPAIADWVAQDPVRTSRIRDFGFHSAMTVPLSARGTTLGVAVFARHRHPDPFQQDDLVLAEELAARAAVSIDNALRYTRERGTAVTLQRSLLPQSMPEQTAVEVASRYLPAGARAGVGGDWFDVIPLSGARVALVVGDVVGHGIHASATMGRLRTAVRTLADIDLPPDELLTHLDDLVARLATEAEGVAGIAGVVGATCLYAVYDPVSRRCTLCRAGHPLPVVVGPDGTAELLDLPAGPPLGLGGLPFESLETELPEGGLLALYTDGLIESRNGENTGTGTGTGTGTGTGAGAGAGTRTGAGAGVGAGADAVGDLGAGDLDDGITRLRRALAVPAASLDALCDGVLGAVLPERPTDDVALLVARPRALDPERVATWDVAPDPSAVAEARKNALCRLESWGLNDAAFVTELVVSELVTNAIRHAEPPVRLRLIHDRSLICEVSDASSTAPHMRRARSFDEGGRGLLLVAQLTQRWGTRPTPTGKTIWTEQTLG
- a CDS encoding DUF2637 domain-containing protein, with protein sequence MWDPNDELIHMPHMPYTAHSVDPVPPLPEVRETPRRPVNRRRPRPGAHIFSGNPRIVPVVFLITTIAVCALTMLYWSVSYSYGQLRGIALLVVSEHLARWWPLTVYGPWLLAGLSILRASVQQRTARRSWAVMLICSGTAVALCIGQSPGSLLAMVIVGIPPITALVCFRELVGQFSSGPGPRHAADSLNGPKQPGRP